The following proteins come from a genomic window of Bactrocera tryoni isolate S06 chromosome 1, CSIRO_BtryS06_freeze2, whole genome shotgun sequence:
- the LOC120766440 gene encoding microtubule-associated protein Jupiter-like isoform X5 has product MATYAAFKHVELYNVGKTKKRVLRPPGGGTSDIFGGDLPQTPRNVKNHMQSNIFSCDKIGAIKNNGDQPRRGQQKVDSYQRLFGEPERPNTPARNHMKSSIPFGSNTEAAQELLANGNGHHSNGKGGSVSTSTSSSVSSSTENLKMNGVSKLDGNPVTGEGYKPSNSFNNAVPTLNGANQVINKNRIPPGGFSSGLW; this is encoded by the exons ggTCTTAAGGCCTCCAGGCGGTGGCACTAGCGACATATTCGGCGGTGACCTTCCACAAACTCCACGCAACGTGAAAAATCACATGCAATCGAATATTTTCTCATGTGACAAAATTGGCGCTATCAAAAATAACG GTGATCAGCCACGTCGCGGACAACAGAAAGTTGATTCTTATCAGCGTCTTTTCGGCGAACCAGAACGTCCAAACACTCCTGCCAGGAATCACATGAAGAGCAGCATTCCATTTGGTTCAAATACTGAGGCCGCCCAAGAATTGTTGGCTAACGGTAATGGTCATCACAGCAATGGCAAAGGTGGTTCAGTCTCTACTTCGACATCGTCCTCGGTATCGTCGTCCACTGAAAATTTGAAGATGAACGGTGTCTCAAAATTAG atgGTAATCCCGTCACCGGTGAGGGTTACAAGCCCAGCAATTCTTTCAACAATGCGGTGCCCACCCTGAATGGTGCCAATCAGGTCATCAATAAGAATCGCATTCCACCAGGTGGATTCTCCTCAGGCCTCTGGTAA
- the LOC120766440 gene encoding microtubule-associated protein Jupiter-like isoform X3: MISNTNFAGITDNNKPTSKVLRPPGGGTSDIFGGDLPQTPRNVKNHMQSNIFSCDKIGAIKNNVRQGAHRFYFIGDQPRRGQQKVDSYQRLFGEPERPNTPARNHMKSSIPFGSNTEAAQELLANGNGHHSNGKGGSVSTSTSSSVSSSTENLKMNGVSKLDGNPVTGEGYKPSNSFNNAVPTLNGANQVINKNRIPPGGFSSGLW, from the exons ggTCTTAAGGCCTCCAGGCGGTGGCACTAGCGACATATTCGGCGGTGACCTTCCACAAACTCCACGCAACGTGAAAAATCACATGCAATCGAATATTTTCTCATGTGACAAAATTGGCGCTATCAAAAATAACG TACGACAAGGAGCTCACAGATTCTATTTCATTG GTGATCAGCCACGTCGCGGACAACAGAAAGTTGATTCTTATCAGCGTCTTTTCGGCGAACCAGAACGTCCAAACACTCCTGCCAGGAATCACATGAAGAGCAGCATTCCATTTGGTTCAAATACTGAGGCCGCCCAAGAATTGTTGGCTAACGGTAATGGTCATCACAGCAATGGCAAAGGTGGTTCAGTCTCTACTTCGACATCGTCCTCGGTATCGTCGTCCACTGAAAATTTGAAGATGAACGGTGTCTCAAAATTAG atgGTAATCCCGTCACCGGTGAGGGTTACAAGCCCAGCAATTCTTTCAACAATGCGGTGCCCACCCTGAATGGTGCCAATCAGGTCATCAATAAGAATCGCATTCCACCAGGTGGATTCTCCTCAGGCCTCTGGTAA
- the LOC120766440 gene encoding microtubule-associated protein Jupiter-like isoform X2, with the protein MATYAAFKHVELYNVGKTKKRVLRPPGGGTSDIFGGDLPQTPRNVKNHMQSNIFSCDKIGAIKNNVRQGAHRFYFIGDQPRRGQQKVDSYQRLFGEPERPNTPARNHMKSSIPFGSNTEAAQELLANGNGHHSNGKGGSVSTSTSSSVSSSTENLKMNGVSKLDGNPVTGEGYKPSNSFNNAVPTLNGANQVINKNRIPPGGFSSGLW; encoded by the exons ggTCTTAAGGCCTCCAGGCGGTGGCACTAGCGACATATTCGGCGGTGACCTTCCACAAACTCCACGCAACGTGAAAAATCACATGCAATCGAATATTTTCTCATGTGACAAAATTGGCGCTATCAAAAATAACG TACGACAAGGAGCTCACAGATTCTATTTCATTG GTGATCAGCCACGTCGCGGACAACAGAAAGTTGATTCTTATCAGCGTCTTTTCGGCGAACCAGAACGTCCAAACACTCCTGCCAGGAATCACATGAAGAGCAGCATTCCATTTGGTTCAAATACTGAGGCCGCCCAAGAATTGTTGGCTAACGGTAATGGTCATCACAGCAATGGCAAAGGTGGTTCAGTCTCTACTTCGACATCGTCCTCGGTATCGTCGTCCACTGAAAATTTGAAGATGAACGGTGTCTCAAAATTAG atgGTAATCCCGTCACCGGTGAGGGTTACAAGCCCAGCAATTCTTTCAACAATGCGGTGCCCACCCTGAATGGTGCCAATCAGGTCATCAATAAGAATCGCATTCCACCAGGTGGATTCTCCTCAGGCCTCTGGTAA
- the LOC120766464 gene encoding microtubule-associated protein Jupiter-like, with protein MSKADEACPPLPVPESSSPPSSNTPQLSIDLPCEPKASEQTASSDLSARSRVTVKDTNLSARSKLSEHPQATSRSKVPTTDHAQRFSSASKHSNMGAGDVASQTRREIGTNSDNPHSFAKMQPGKEGRQEVLEPCDNRVPPAPTPRNPITGLGLGEDGVGGIKPKKPKDRRGSRDWEIISERF; from the exons ATGAGCA AAGCCGATGAAGCATGTCCACCACTCCCTGTACCGGAATCAAGTTCGCCACCCAGTTCCAATACGCCACAATTAAGCATAGATTTACCATGCGAGCCTAAAGCGTCTGAACAAACCGCCAGCAGTGATTTGTCCGCACGTTCTCGTGTAACTGTAAAAGACACCAATCTATCAGCGCGTTCTAAATTAAGTGAACATCCACAAGCGACATCACGTTCAAAAGTCCCGACCACAGATCATGCTCAACGTTTCAGTTCAGCGTCAAAGCATAGCAATATGGGCGCTGGCGATGTCGCTTCACAAACGCGTCGTGAAATTGGCACAAATTCCGACAATCCACATTCGTTTGCGAAAATGCAACCCGGCAAAGAAGGTCGCCAAGAAGTGCTGGAACCGTGTGACAACCGCGTACCACCAGCGCCAACGCCACGCAATCCAATTACCGGTTTGGGATTGGGCGAAGATGGTGTTGGAGGcataaaaccgaaaaaaccaaagGATCGTAGAGGTTCGCGTGACTGGGAAATAATTTCTGAACGCTTTTAG
- the LOC120779567 gene encoding D-aminoacyl-tRNA deacylase isoform X3, protein MKAIIQRVSAAKVTVGDELISSIGRGLCVLVGITHSDTEKDVEYISRKLLALRLFEDTAGKRWQKSVKDEQLEILCVSQFTLYHRLKGNKPDFHLAMQGDAAQKLYNSFLKRLGKDYDGAKVKDGKFGAYMQVHIQNDGPVTVELESPVEESNVIKDSQTKVNNCNEVKPPESTDIDK, encoded by the exons ATGAAGGCGATAATACAAAGGGTTTCTGCCGCAAAAGTTACTG TTGGCGACGAGCTTATTAGTTCCATTGGACGTGGTCTTTGCGTGCTCGTAGGTATAACACATTCAGACACAGAAAAGGATGTGGAATATAT TTCACGCAAACTCCTTGCTTTACGTTTATTCGAAGACACGGCGGGTAAACGTTGGCAGAAAAGCGTCAAAGATGAACAATTGGAAATATTGTGTGTTTCGCAATTTACACTCTATCATCGGCTTAAAGGAAATAAACCTGATTTCCATTTAGCTATGCAAGGTGATGCGGCCCAAAAGTTATATAACTCATTTCTTAAACGTTTGGGTAAGGATTATGATGGAGCGAAAGTTAAAG ATGGTAAATTTGGTGCTTACATGCAAGTTCACATTCAAAATGATGGTCCTGTTACTGTTGAATTGGAATCACCCGTGGAAGAAAGTAACGTTATTAAAGATTCTCAAACAAAAGTGAATAATTGTAATGAAGTAAAACCGCCTGAATCAACGGACATCGATAAATAa
- the LOC120779567 gene encoding D-aminoacyl-tRNA deacylase isoform X1 yields MKAIIQRVSAAKVTGTHNVGDELISSIGRGLCVLVGITHSDTEKDVEYISRKLLALRLFEDTAGKRWQKSVKDEQLEILCVSQFTLYHRLKGNKPDFHLAMQGDAAQKLYNSFLKRLGKDYDGAKVKDGKFGAYMQVHIQNDGPVTVELESPVEESNVIKDSQTKVNNCNEVKPPESTDIDK; encoded by the exons ATGAAGGCGATAATACAAAGGGTTTCTGCCGCAAAAGTTACTGGTACACATAatg TTGGCGACGAGCTTATTAGTTCCATTGGACGTGGTCTTTGCGTGCTCGTAGGTATAACACATTCAGACACAGAAAAGGATGTGGAATATAT TTCACGCAAACTCCTTGCTTTACGTTTATTCGAAGACACGGCGGGTAAACGTTGGCAGAAAAGCGTCAAAGATGAACAATTGGAAATATTGTGTGTTTCGCAATTTACACTCTATCATCGGCTTAAAGGAAATAAACCTGATTTCCATTTAGCTATGCAAGGTGATGCGGCCCAAAAGTTATATAACTCATTTCTTAAACGTTTGGGTAAGGATTATGATGGAGCGAAAGTTAAAG ATGGTAAATTTGGTGCTTACATGCAAGTTCACATTCAAAATGATGGTCCTGTTACTGTTGAATTGGAATCACCCGTGGAAGAAAGTAACGTTATTAAAGATTCTCAAACAAAAGTGAATAATTGTAATGAAGTAAAACCGCCTGAATCAACGGACATCGATAAATAa
- the LOC120779567 gene encoding D-aminoacyl-tRNA deacylase isoform X2 translates to MKAIIQRVSAAKVTGTHNGDELISSIGRGLCVLVGITHSDTEKDVEYISRKLLALRLFEDTAGKRWQKSVKDEQLEILCVSQFTLYHRLKGNKPDFHLAMQGDAAQKLYNSFLKRLGKDYDGAKVKDGKFGAYMQVHIQNDGPVTVELESPVEESNVIKDSQTKVNNCNEVKPPESTDIDK, encoded by the exons ATGAAGGCGATAATACAAAGGGTTTCTGCCGCAAAAGTTACTGGTACACATAatg GCGACGAGCTTATTAGTTCCATTGGACGTGGTCTTTGCGTGCTCGTAGGTATAACACATTCAGACACAGAAAAGGATGTGGAATATAT TTCACGCAAACTCCTTGCTTTACGTTTATTCGAAGACACGGCGGGTAAACGTTGGCAGAAAAGCGTCAAAGATGAACAATTGGAAATATTGTGTGTTTCGCAATTTACACTCTATCATCGGCTTAAAGGAAATAAACCTGATTTCCATTTAGCTATGCAAGGTGATGCGGCCCAAAAGTTATATAACTCATTTCTTAAACGTTTGGGTAAGGATTATGATGGAGCGAAAGTTAAAG ATGGTAAATTTGGTGCTTACATGCAAGTTCACATTCAAAATGATGGTCCTGTTACTGTTGAATTGGAATCACCCGTGGAAGAAAGTAACGTTATTAAAGATTCTCAAACAAAAGTGAATAATTGTAATGAAGTAAAACCGCCTGAATCAACGGACATCGATAAATAa
- the LOC120771421 gene encoding uncharacterized protein LOC120771421, translated as MRFSKTPASRLSQVKLLAIAVLLQTIRKAECLYEDTILNFLEQLRVRMCHPIPQLGLPALDPFKIHHVETEINNKYLVDFTGSVTDFNLTGLSDFDIDLRISTIRKSIIDITLPMTEFKSIYTAKGSLAYILNLSGDGNAQAHIKHLNLQISFNLGIGKFLSIRNLSITVTVGEIYMDFENLLEEERINDFFHALVNELGLELLGDLWIDEKDFSEQYIQERINTFIGQYTLADILKIIGGSGEGEPIFGSGPPGDCKYDINLN; from the exons ATGAGATTCTCAAAAACGCCTGCTAGTCGTTTAAGCCAGGTTAAATTATTGGCAATTGCTGTATTGTTGCAAACCATTCGGAAGGCTGAGTGTTTGTATGAAGATactattttgaactttttggaACAATTACGTGTTCGCATGTGTCATCCTATTCCACAGTTAGGATTGCCAGCCTTGGATCCTTTTAAAATCCACCATGTGGAAacagaaattaataacaaatactTAGTAGA tTTCACAGGCTCTGTCACTGATTTCAACCTGACAGGATTATCTGATTTTGATATAGACTTACGTATTTCTACAATAAGAAAATCAATAATTGATATCACTTTACCAATGACAGAGTTTAAATCCATTTACACTGCCAAAGGATCTTTGGCCTATATATTGAATTTGAGCGGTGATGGTAATGCACA AGCACATATAAAACACTTAAACCTGCAAATATCATTTAATTTGGGCATCGGAAAATTCCTTAGCATACGAAATTTGAGTATTACG GTCACAGTAGGTGAAATATATATGGACTTCGAAAATTTGCTCGAGGAGGAAcgaataaatgatttttttcatgcTTTAGTCAACGAACTAGGCTTGGAACTATTGGGGGATCTTTGGATTGATGAAAAGGACTTTTCAGAGCAATATATACAAGAg CGCATTAATACTTTTATTGGTCAATACACTCTAGCTGATATTTTAAAGATAATTGGTGGTAGCGGTGAGGGAGAACCTATATTTGGTAGTGGACCCCCTGGTGATTGCAAATATGacattaacttaaattaa
- the LOC120771428 gene encoding 28S ribosomal protein S10, mitochondrial has product MISAVRSLLLERVSVGLSLPRITSVLYSTETASSSAEPVCNITTPAINEVAVEKDKLFSKLEIELRGVDPAVLKSYAWFATTAANHLNIEVGKSWAERKAHHDRLTLLKSVHIYKKHRVQYEVRTYFRYMNFHKMTGSTLDTFLEYIERNLPEGVALNATKTELQEIPEHLREPPSEV; this is encoded by the exons ATGATATCG GCGGTACGCAGTTTGTTATTGGAGCGTGTCTCTGTTGGCTTATCACTGCCTCGTATTACATCGGTGCTGTATAGCACAGAAACCGCTAGCAGCAGTGCGGAGCCTGTATGTAATATTACAACTCCTGCTATTAATGAAGTTGCCGTCGAGAAAGATAAACTATTTAGTAAATTAGAAATTGAGTTGCGTGGAGTTGATCCAGCAGTGCTCAAAAGTTATGCCTGGTTTGCAACGACGGCGGCGAACCACTTAAATATTGAAGTAGGCAAAAG TTGGGCTGAGCGTAAGGCACATCACGATCGTTTGACTCTACTAAAATCGGTGCATATTTATAAGAAACATCGTGTACAATATGAAGTGCGCACCTACTTCCGTTAcatgaattttcacaaaatgacGGGTTCAACATTAGATACTTTTCTCGAGTACATTGAACGCAATTTACCTGAAGGTGTTGCTTTAAATGCAACTAAAACTGAACTACAAGAAATTCCTGAGCATTTGAGGGAGCCACCAAGTGAAGTTTAA